A segment of the Candidatus Nitrososphaera gargensis Ga9.2 genome:
TACAACAGAAAAGACTTGGCGAAATACAATAGTAGCCGCCGCGATGAAGAACCGGGCAAGTACCCGTTCACGCGTGGTCTGTACCCCAACATGTACCGAGAGCGCGTCTGGACAATGCGTCAGTACAGCGGCTTTGGTAGCGCGGAGGAGACCAACAAGCGTTTCAAATTCTTGTTGGACCACGGCCAGACGGGACTGTCGCTTGCGTTCGACCTGCCGACCCAGACGGGCAGGGATTCGGATGACCCACAGTCGGAAGGCGAGGTAGGCAGGACCGGCGTCGCCATCAGCTCTATAAAGGACATGATGACCTGCTTTGACGGGATACCACTTGACAAGGTCAGCACGTCAATGACCATCAATTCTACCGCGTCAACTCTCTTGTCGCTTTACATCACTGTTGCCGAGTCGCAAAGCGTGCCGCCAGATCAGCTGCGCGGGACGACCCAGAACGACATCTTGAAGGAATACATCGCGCGCAACACATACATCTACCCGCCCAAGCCGTCTATGCGGCTTATCGGCGACATGATAGAATACTGCTCAAAGAAGGTGCCCCAATGGTACCCGATCAGCATATCCGGCTACCACATGAGGGAGGCTGGCTGCAACGCCGTACAAGAGCTGGCGTTCACCTTTGCCAACGCGATTGAATACATCGAGACATGCATCTCAAGGGGCATGAAGGTTGACGACTTTGCGCCCCGGCTCTCGTTCTTTTTCTGCTGCACGATGGAGTTCTTTGAAGAGATCGCCAAGTTCAGGGCCGCAAGACGTATCTATGCAAAGATAATGAAGGAAAGGTTCCGCGCAAAGGATCCCAAGTCGATGCACTTGCGCTTCCACGTGCAGACCTCCGGCGAGTCGCTGACTGCGCAGCAGGTCGATAATAACATCGTCAGGGTGACGACAGAGGCGCTGGCCGCGGTGCTTGGTGGGTGCCAGTCGCTGCACACCAATTCAAGGGACGAAGCGCTAGCACTCCCGACCGAAGAGTCTGTCAAGGTGGCGCTCAGAACCCAGCAGATAATCGCAAGCGAAACCGGCGTCGTCAAGACAGTCGACCCTATGGCCGGCTCGTACTATGTCGAATACCTGACGGGCAAGATAGAGGAAGAAGTGAACAAGTACCTCAAAAAGATAGATAGGATGGGCGGCGCGATGGTCGCCGTGGAGAAGGGGTTCTTCCAAGAAGAGATCAGGAACAACGCGTACCAGCTAAAGAAAGAGATCGACGAGAACAAGCGCGTCATTGTAGGGGTCAACAAGTACCAGGACGCGCACGACGTCGAGCCCAAGCTCAACAAGATAGATCAGGAGATAGAGAACAGGCAGATCGCCCGGCTCAAGGAACTCAAAAGCAGCCGCGACAGGACCAAAGTGGATCAGGCGCTGTCGCAGCTGCAAAAGGCCGCAGAGAAGGACGACGAGAACCTGATGCCTCACATAATCAATGCTGTCAAGAACTACAGCACTCTTGGCGAGATAAGCAGCACTCTCAGGACAGTCTTTGGCAGGTACGAGCCCAAGATATCGTTCTAGTGCAATAATTATAGCGGCTAATCCAAAAAAAGTACCCGCGTGAGGTAGTCGGCCCCAGTACAACGACAACAACTTTCTTTTTATTGTAGTATATCTTTGGATATTGTGCAGTGAACCACACAGCTCCAACAACCTCTCCGTTGCCATCGCTTTTCCCATCCCTTGTTGGCGGAGAGAACGCGCTTGGAGACATTGTGGTAATGGACCTTGCAGTGATCATGGTAGTTGCTGCAATAATGCTTGCCATCACATTCAAGCTAAAGCAGCCAATGGTTATCGGCTACATCATTGCAGGCATGATAATTGGGCCATACACGCCACCGTTCAGCTTGGTCAGCAGCATCGAGACGGTCAGCCTGATGGCAGAAATAGGGATCATTCTGCTCTTGTTCACGGTCGGGACGGAGTACCCGATAGCCAAGCTCCGGTCCATTGGAGGAAAGGCTATTGTCATTGCGCTGTCCGAGGCTTTGGGTACCTTTGCCATCGGCTATTTTGTAGGCCAGCAGATGGGCATGGCGTTATTTGACAGCCTCTTTCTGGCGCTTTCAATATCTGTGACGAGCACCGTAATAGTGATGCGCGTGTTGGAGGAGCTGGGTATGGTAAGGGAGGAGTCGGCGTACCTCCTGCTCGGCGTCGCTGTAATTGAAGATATTATCATAGTATCGATGCTCGCCATTTTGCAGTCTGTGGCTTCGACAGGCGACCTTGCGTTCCAAGAGATCACAGTCGTGGTCGGGGTGGTGCTGGCCTTTATCGGCGGCGTCCTGTTCCTCGGCTCAAGGACGATACCCAAGCTGGTCGACATCATGGGCAAGACGGACCGCTACGACCTTATCCTGATAACAGTGCTGGCAGTCGCGTTCGGGCTGTCGTTCATTGCCGACGCGATCGGGATTTCGGTCGCAACCGGCGCCTTCTTTGCAGGCGTGCTGGTGGCAGAATCAAAAACGCAGGCCGTCGCCAAGATAATCACTATCCCATTGAGGGATATGTTTGGCGCCGTGTTTTTCATATCTGTCGGGGCGCTCATGGACATCAGGCTGATCCCGTCTTTCATTGTCCCTGCCCTGATCCTGATCGCCACTTCCTTTGGAGCCAAGTTCGGAACCGTCTTTGCCTCTGCAAAGATGCTTGGGCTTAGCAAGAAGGTGTCTGCAAGGGCAGGCTTTGGCCTGTCAGCTTCGGGAGGCGAGCTGGCGCTTGTGACGGCCAAGGGAGGAGCAGACGTGGGGGCAACAAGCGCGTTTTTGCTTCCAATGATTGGAGCGATGACAATAATTACGACGTTCTTGTCTCCCTATGTCATCAGGCTGGGGTGGAAAATCACCAAATCGCCGGAAGGCGAGCCGGCGAAAGGCAACGACAACAATAGCAACAAAGCAAAGGATACGGAAACTTCTGGAGCAGAAGAGAAGTAGTATAGTAATAGAAGCATTAGCGAAATACTGCTACGCCTTTTCTTCTGTCGCTAGCGATACAAGCACCCCCAACATTAGGTTAAATAAACTGTCAATAGAAGAATAAGATCTGAAATGAGAGTCGACCACATTGCCATAGCCGTGAAGAACGTGGAAGAGGCGCTCAAAAATTATCAAAAGATACTGAATGTTGACCACCTGGAAATAGAGGAGGTTCCAAATGAAAAGGTCAAGGTCGCGATGCTGATGCTGCAGGACACCAGAATCGAGTTGATGGAGCCGACAGCTCCGGACAGCCCGATATCAAAGTTCCTGCAAGATCGCGGCGAGGGTATACATCACATTGCAATCACGGCAGACGACATCGAAAAGGATGTTGCAAGGGCGTCTGCCAACGGCATGAAGATGCTGGGGGGACTGCGCACGGGCTCGTACGGCCGCAGGATCACTTTTATACACCCCAAGTCGCTCAACGGCGTCCTGACGGAATTCTGCGAAGCGCCGCCAGCAAATGGCAAAAAAGAAGAATAAGAAGCACCGTCTGATTTTGTTCTGTATTGCACTGCGAACAGCTTGTCAGGCTGCTGACTGAAAGCGTGGAGCGGAACTGTGCAGACGCGTTGCTGCTCTCAGGCGGGCTTGATAGCAGCATACTGGCAAGCATACTGCATCCAAAATATTCGGTGGCTGCGGGATTTGGCTCTGATGCCCCGGACCTTGCCCACGCAAGGCAGGTTGCGGGAAAATACAGCGGAAGGCACGTCGAAGTCGTATTTGACCAGAACAGGATGGCAGAGCTGGTCGAGCAGGTCATACAGGTCTTCAAGACGTTTGACCCGATAGAGATCAGGAATTCGGCAGTCGCTCTTGCCGGCATGGAGCAAGCAAAAAGCGACGGCCACTCCGCCATAATGACAGGCGACGGGGGCGACGAGCTGTTCGCAGGCTACAACTATCTTGCCCGGTATTACTCTGACGCGCAAAAGCTGGATTTGGAATTGCGCCGGCTCTGGCAGATCATGCATTTTTCGTCAAGAAAGCTGGGCGAGCATATCGGTGTTAAGGTAAAGACCCCTTTCCTTGACGGGGAATTTATATCGTTTGCAAAGTCGATAGGCGTCAGCGAAAAGGTTGGCGAGCATAATGGAAAAAAGTGGGGCAAGCTCATCCTCAGGAGGTGTTTTGAGACTACACTTGGCGACCTTGTTTGGAGGCAAAAGCTTGCGCAGGAGCAGGGAGCGGCCACTGGCAAATATCAAAAATATGTTGAAGAAATGATAGATGACCTGACCTTTGCAAACAAGGCAAAGATAGCAAAAGAGCTGGACAACGTCACGATAAGGAGCAAGGAGCACCTGCACTACTACGCTATTTTCCGAAGCTACTTTCCGCCGCCAAAGGAAGAAGAAAGAGAAGTGGATTGTGAATCGCGCTGCCCGGAATGCCGCGGCTGCATGGCGCGGGACGGTAGGTTCTGCAGGACGTGTGGCGCGTTTCCTGTCACGCCGTCACTTTGAATATTTCCCAGGCTTTTTCACAAAGATCCTCTTGCAGCCTTCGCAGCAAAAGTAGTAGGTCTTGCCGTTGTGTTCGTGGCTCACTGCGAGCTCTTGGTCCATTTCAATCCCGCAGACAGGATCAACAGGCACACTTCAAACGCCAAGGGTTGCGTATTTATTGTTTACCAAAAAATTGATGTTGTTGCATCTTTTGTAATGTTAGCAAAGGTGCTTAGGCAGGTTTGCAAAAGAAAATCTGAATGCAAAATAGTAGATTATTAGAGGATTTGATCCTAAAGGCTACCCCACCAGTAATGATGATAGCTGCTGCAACACTCCCAGCTAGAAGTAAAGGAAATGCAGGACTCAGATCAAAGGGCAAATCTGAGAAACTTCTACAGCCACTGTTTCTAGGACAAAAAAGAATCCTCCCTTCCATACAGACAAGCCAAGATAAAGCAGGTAATAGATACCCCAGCAGCAAGGACAGCAATTTTGCCTCTATGTTTCAAGCCGAAAGTTCACTTGCTAGTAAAGCTTGGTTCCAATTCTACTTTTGCAAAGAGATCGGATAGGTTGCCTGCCAAAAAAAGGCGGAACAACATTACCGCAAATCCGGTAAGGAAAAACTGACTGACTGGTCAGTTATGCTTATTAGGCGGCCAGCAATTTCTATAGGTGCTTGGCAGGCATGAACACGAATAACGGAAGCGACGATTCGGTCGTTCTCAAGGTTGAAAACATTGTCAAGATATTCGAGTCTGCGGCCGGCAGGGTCGCGGCTCTTCGCGGAGTGAACCTTTCGATAAGGAAGGGCGAGTTCGTCTCTATAGTGGGGCCCTCGGGCAGCGGCAAGTCGACGCTGCTCAACATGATAGGGGCGCTTGACCGGCCCACCTCAGGCAGGGTGATAATAAACGGCGTCGACGTATTTTCGCTTTCAGACGGCGAGCTTGCCACAATGAGGAACCACCTTATCGGCTTTATCTTCCAGTCATACAACCTGATAAACAGGACAACCGTCCTCAAGAATGTCGAGCTCCCTGCCATACTATCTGGCATGGACGGCAGCAAAATGCAACAGCGCGCCATAAAGCTCCTTGACGTCTTGGGCATAAGCAACAAGGCAGACTTCAAGCCCACCAGTCTGAGCGGAGGGCAGCAGCAGAGGGTCGCAATAGCAAGGGCGCTCATGAACGACCCCGCGATAATACTTGCAGACGAGCCGACAGGCAACCTCGACACAAAGACAGGGAATGAAGTGTTCGACCTGCTCAAGATGCTGTCAAACAAGTTCAGGCGCACTATAGTGATGGTGACGCATAACCCCGAGCTTGCAGAAGCAACCGACAGGGCAATCTATATCCGCGACGGCACGGTGGAAAAGGAGGTCGCATACCACTAATGATGATTGTGAATTCAACGATAATTTTTGCGCTGCTTGCCAGCATGGTCTTGATCCCTGTTGCGGCATACGCACAGGAAGGTGGCCCAAGCAGAGAAGACATCATTTCAGCCTACTATAGTGGGCCGGTTTATCTTGACTCGTACTGGACATCAGGCTTGAATTCGAGTGAGAGCACCACGGAGTTGGACGTTGCTCCCGGCGACGGCGCTTCCACCCTTGCAGTTGTCCTGATAAACAGGGGTCCGTCAGACATCTCTGGAATCACAGGCCAGCTGACGCTTCCAAGTGGCTTTCAGGCAACCGGCAAGCCAGCCGGAAGTCTTGCAACTGCCACCTTCAACCAGATTGTAAAAGTGGGAAACACGTTTACGCTCTTTTTTGATGTGGACGTGCTTGACACCGCAAGCATAGGAGAACATACTGCACAGCTATCTGTAGATTATTCAAGGTTCTTTGAGACAGGGGTGCCAAGAAACGCGAGTATGGACGTCCCGTTCAGGGTGACAGGCAAGGCTATCATAAATGTGAGCGGGATTTCTTCTGGAGATGGGGACGCAAGCAACCAGATAGTTGCCGGCAAGATTGAGGATTACAATATCAGTGTGGCAAACAAGGGAACGGCTCCGATAACAAACGTTGTTGTGACCTTGGTGTCGCCGTCTGAATCCGTAAAGATCCTAGGCAATTCGAAATGGACGATCCAGAGTATCGGGGAAGACTCACAGGTCGACCTGCCTACAAGGGTGTTTGCCGCAAATTCGCTGATTGGAAATCCTGCTTCTTTTGACGTGACTGTTGAATATTCGTCGAACGGGCAGTCAAACACTGAAACGTTCACGCTCGGGATCTACATCGCAGGCGAGATCAGCATCAGGGCTTATGACCTTGCAATCAACTACATCGGGGGCACGCCCAACATCGTCGGGAGCCTCCTGAACGAGGGCAACACGGTGGCACTCTTTACAACGATCGAGGTCACAGGCGCAGAGAATCTTGTGTCAGACCTGCCGCCCCAGCAATACATAGGCGACTTGGAAGAGAACTCGCCCCTGCCTTTCAGCATTCCAATAAACGTCAACAGCAGGGCCGGCGCTGGCACGTACGCTATTTCGCTCAAGGTAAGTTACAAGGACGACCTCCGGGAGACCCATATGCTTGACGTCAATTCAGAAGTGCAGTTTGCGCCCGAGCAGCCTGCCGACGAGTCCTCGCAAGGCCCGGACATAGCAAGCATAAGCCTGATGCCTGTGGGCATTGGCGTGGCGGCTGCCGCGGCGATAGCAGGCGTGACGGTCGCCAGAAGGAGAAAAAAGAGCGCCCTCAAGCGCACTTTTCAGGCGGGCAAGGCCGATGACGACGACATCGAGTCTGTGCTTGACAGCCATAGTAGTAAGCAAGATCGCAAATGAACATTTTTCAGATTTTTTCACTGTCCTTTGACGCGCTGAAGGAGCGGAAGGTCAGGTCGGCACTGACGGTGCTGATGGTGGTTGTCGGGAGTGCTTTGATGACTGCCCTCAATGGCCTTGGTGCCGGCTTTGGCGCGTTCATTGACGACCAGTTTTCCCAGCTTGCACCAAACATTCTGTTCGTGACGAGCGCGCAGCAGAGCAGCCAAGGGCCGATAGGAGGAGGGCCTCCGCCTGCGCCCAAGATAACGCTCAACGAGGCAGTGGTCAGCAGGATAAGGTCGCTCCCATTCGTGGACGATGTCATACAGTCGTACCAGGGCCAGATCACGCTCCAGTCAAGGGGCAAGTCTGTCGATACCACCGTGTTTTCAATAGACCCGCAAAAGCTCTACGTCATTGCGCCCACTATTAAATTCGTAGAGGGCTCAAGCATCAGGCAGAACGATCCCTCTGCGATAATCCTATCAGACAGAGTGGCAAACCCGCCCGGCGACGACGTGCCATTTGCGACGATAGGTCAGTCGCTCCGCGTGACATATACATTTGTAGACCCTGACACGGGCAAGCAGGAAGAAGAATCGAAAAGCTTTGTGGTCAGTGGCATAATGAAGCCCACAGGCAATCCGACCATAGACAATGCAGTCGTATTCAACAGGGTGTCAGGTGACGCGCTCTTGAATAAGGCCGGCAAGTACGACGCACTCTTGGTTGCAGCAGAAGACGGCGACCACGTGGCAATAGTGGAAGAGGAGATAAGGAAGCTTTACGGCAACGATATCGGGATCACCACGCCGGAGGCAATCCTTGAGACCATCCAACAGTTTACGTCGGGCTTTACCTCTTTTATCCTGAGCATCGCGCTTGTCGCCCTGCTAGTGGGGGGCGTCGGCATCATTACCACGCTCTACACGTCGGTCATGGAGAGGATAAGGGAGATCGGCACCATGAAAGCGATCGGAGCGCAGAACGGCTTCATCCTTTCGCTGTTCCTTGCAGAGGCCATGACCATAGGCATCTTTGGCGCGACACTCGGAATGGCGCTTGGCATAGTAGGAGGATACGTGCTTGTGGCAAGCTTTGCTCAGGGCCCGGACGCTTCAGGACTCACGCCTGTCTTCCTGCCGACAGACTTGGCTTATGTGTGGGCGCTCTCAGTGGGGCTTTCAATCCTCGCAGGCAGCTACCCCGCGTGGAAGGCGTCGAGGCTGCCGCCGATAGTGGCGCTCAGAAGAGAATAAAAAAGAGAGAAAAAAGGCAACAACGGCCCTACACATACTTGCTCAGAAACGCCAGCGTCTTGTTCCATGCATCAGCTGTTTCTTCTGGCGCATAGTTGTCGCCTGATGGGTTTGCGAATGCGTGCCCGACCCCTTCGTAGATGTAGATCTGGTTTGTGATGCCGTTGGCGTCCAGTACGGCTTCTAGTTGACTGTGTCGACCGGGATTGACTGGTCTTCAGAGCTGAATACTCCAAGCACCGGCCAAGCGAAGCTACCCTTGAGCTGTTCACGTTTGGCAGCGACGAAACATACTCTACCGCGGCATTCAGGTTGCTGATTGCTTCGCCGGGGTTGTTCCTTACAGAGCCGGCCAGCTGGCCTGCGCGGCTTGACTCTGTCGCCACTTCTCCGTTGTAGAGGTCGACAGCTAGAACGACATATCCTTCATTGGCAAGCTGCTCTGTCATGTCCTTGATGTTCTGGTTGAGTCCCCACCACTCGTGGATCATGACGACTGCTAGGAGGTCGCTCCCATTCTTGGGGTACGCCAGGTACCCTGTCGCGTTCCCGTAATAGTTGACAGAGCTGCTTTCCAACGTGCTAGCCGGATTGTTGGGCGCGGCCGCCGGTCTTTAGCTCATCGGCATGCCTCTGCGCATCTCGGCCATCATTGACCTCGAAGACTCGACAAGCATGCCATACACCGGATTTGCCCCAAAGTGCGAATCTATCTTGTCCGGCCCTATCTACATCCCGATCACCGCGTTGTTGAATATTTTGATCGTTAGCGGGACTTCGGAAACCGGCCCGTCCCTCATTGTGACGGTCGCTGTCCCCTGAACACGGTCGTCGTGTTGTTGTCCTCCGTAGCAACATTGGTCAGCCCGAAATTGGATATGGCGTGGTCGTGCATTGCAGTCCCGTCGGTCCTGACCATTGCTATCCTGGCTACCAGATGCGCCGACGGCATATCTGATTCAGCAGCGGTTGGCCTCAGGCGCAGGACCCAATCCCTGACTCGATCCATTCCGGGTCGTCGCTGTCAAGCTGGACATTGGCTATCAAGCCTTTCAGCACTGCAGAACTTGTCACATGAATCGTAGATGTTGGCGATACCTGCGGTATTGATGTGGCAAAACTACTGTTTTCCAGTCATTGAAACAAGGGTTGCCAAAAGCACTGCCGCAAGCAATATTGCACGTAGATTCATTAATAATCCTCTATCTGGTCATTGGCAGATAAAAATTTTGTAGTGGCATGAAATAGTGGAATCTACCATATAATTTTGTTAAAACAAAAAGGGAAAAAAGGGAAAAAGCGTGCGTCTGGGTTTTCCAGACGCTTCGTCGAAACCCCGTTTTTATGGGATGGATCTGCTGTACAGCTTGCCTTCCAGTGCTAGCTTGTACATCTCGGCCACGTACGGGTTCTTTGCAGGTGTTTCTGCACCCAGCTCCACCAGTCTGGCATACACTCTGACTACGTATGCCAGAGCACCCATGAATGCCACGACGACACCCATGTTGAACATCCAGTGGTTAGGAACTGCGAAGATTTCTTCGACGAACCAGAAGTGCCACATCTCGTTGACACCGATTGTGAACATCGTGGCTAGGTAGCCAATGATGGTCAGCTTCAGACCGGTGTTCATTGAGTTGCCTGGACCCCTGAGGATTGGTACTCTTCTGTCGTACATTGCTACAAAGCCCCATCCAAGCGGGAGTGCCACAAAGTGGCTGTACAGCCACCAGTGGGCTGGCGTGAATGCGGAGTCTCTGATTGCCGTCTGGTGCAGTGAGCCGTCAACAAAGTTGTCGACCTCTACTGAGGCTGCAATTGAACCCAGCATGATGACCATTATGTAGATCTTTTTCAGCCTCTGGATTTCGACTTCCTTTGGTATCAGTGCTGGCATTTGAGCCATGAATTAGCTAGTTAACTATCCTGTATATTAACTTGCAGTGCATGTTTACACAATAATAAATACAATATCTTTATAATATTCGATATATATATCAAAATATCGACATCATTGTGGTAGTAATATATGAGAATAAACTAATCACTAAGCTAGACATCAATGATAAGCATTAATGATTATCATGCAATATCACTGGAATAATAAAGGCAGCTCAGTCAAATGCCTTCTCTTCATAACTTCAGGATTAACTCTGAATCTTCACTGCTGCCAAATAACAGTACGCATATCTGATTAATTACTTTTCGATTTTGTTGCATAACAAGATGCAGTTAGACCGGGAGTAATAGTATATGCAACAATATTTGTGGCTGCATCTGTCTCTAGAGATTCGGTAATGTGCGATGTTCTAGATTTTCTCAAATTCCAGAATCTCTGATTCGCCTAGCTCAATCCATCTGCCGCTGCCATTACTATCGGTAACAGGTTGACCTGTATCTTAATGTCTGCAGTATCTCCAACTTTCCAACCCTCTATAGAGCCTAACAATATCGCGTTGCTCCATTCTCTTTCTTTTGGTGGTGTATTGTTCTGCCCGACTACGGTTCCACTGGCTTCATGTCTCAGACCTTCTGAGCTGGCACAGGCTGACGAGAGACATATCTGATAACCCATGACCGTAGCATTTGCATTCTTGCTTGTCACTTTAAGTGCACAGAGGAATTGCATGGAGGATTGATGGGGCATGTCGAACCCGTATTTTGATGATAATACTCCACCCTTGCATCAATGCCAAGAGGGTTGTCTCTGGTGGCTACAATTGGAGGTTCTTGTGCCCACGGCAGGCGACCATCATTCATAAACAGCAATGCAATGAAAAGAGCAAGAGCGCCTGCTCCTAGTCCCGCAAGCAATGGACTCAGACCCGCATTGCTGCTCATGATTATTGTAGGCTAACTGAGAGCATGTTTCTTTTGAACCTTTGGCTACTTTATTTTTCACAATGTAGCATTATTCATCATGGACAAAGCGATCATCTAGATAGAGATACAGGCACCAGCGCAGCTTTTACTCCAAAATACGATAAATGAGCTTTGGAGCTTTAAGATGCGCGGCAGGTGGTTAATAGGTGTCTTGGGCAGGCAAACTATTATCACCCTCCGTGCCCGTACAATCAAGTGCCACGCTAGTATTGCCAAACGGATCAATCCTTACTGCAAGCTGCAACGATTTTGAAGAGTCACCATAATCAAAATGCCAAGTTCTGCCTATCGGATAATACAAATAGGTCATTGTTCCATCATGACTAATCTGCTCAAGCGGGGTGTATCTGTCATAGAAGGCTTGAACTTCTGGACTGGAAGCGCGCGTACATGTCTTGTAAATTGCACCATTTTTTCCATATGCTCTGCCGGGAACGCACGCACTCCTATGCCTGCTCTAGGAATGGCTTGTAGCGCTCGACAAGCTCAGCAAGTGGAAAGCGCTTCTTGCCCACTATCTTGATGTCGACGCGCGGCTTTTTCCCCATTTCTATGTCAATGATATTGTAGCAGTTTTCAAAAAAGCCCCGGAACCTTGACGATGACGTCGTGCCGGCGTACGCGATTTCCAGTCGGCCAAGGTTCCACACCCACGGCCTGTGCTTGTGGCCGCACAGCACCAGATCCACCCCTGACTGCAGGCACGTCCGCAGCGTGTCGCCGGCGTCAAGGATGATGATCTTGTCAGTGCCCGTGTCCGGTATGCCTATCAGGTGGTGGTGCATCGCCACTATCTTGGGCTTGGTCTCTGGCAATTTAGTAAGAGTCTTTTCCATCCACTGGTTCTGCCTGTAGCCTACTTCGCCCTCGTCCCTGTCAGGCCGGGCGGTGCCCAGCGTGAGCACGATTGCGTCGTCAAACTCGTAGATCTGCTTTGATGGGAAGAACTTTTTGAACAGCAGGTAGCCGGTGTGCCTGTAGTCGTGGTTGCCTGCGACTACTATGACGTTTGGACACGTAAAGCGCTTGAGCTCGTTCCTCGCCCTTTCAAACTGGAAGAGCAACCCTTCGTCCGTCAGGTCCCCGGTGACAATGATCGCGTCGGGCTTGAGCTTGTTGACCTCGTCAACCACGGTGTCAAAAACGTTCTGGACAAAGAGGCTGCCGATGTGTATGTCTGATAGCTGGACTATTTGCAAAGCCGCCATGTATACCCACACCTGGCATTATTTAACGATGTGCTGCGCGCAAAGCAATATTAAGACGCCCTAGCATGTCCTTATTGCAACCAGTTTGCCAAAGCGCAAGATAAAGGAGGAGAAGCCGAAGAAAAGGCTGGGCAAGAAGGAGCTGCTGATACCTCCGATAGCAATGGGCGCCGCTGCCCTTGTTGCGCTCGTCATTATACCCGCCTTGGCGCCGCCACCACCTCCGCACACTGTCTGCCTGAGGGGAGAAGAGGGCATCGAGACCTTCCAGCTTCATCCAAGAATTGAAGTCATAGTTGACGGCAGGAACATGATGCTACCAGACGATGTTGGCAAGCAGCCAAAAGATGGCGAGGAATGCAGGAGACCAATTCATACTGACGAAGTGGGCAACGTTGTCCACATCGAATACATCAGGCCGGTCAGGCTCACGCTTGGCAACTTTATGGATGTCTACAACATTAACAACACGATTACCGTGGTCGACAACTCGACTGGAACAAACGTGGAAAGGACGCTGAACCTCACCGACTACGATATAGCATACTCGTACTTTTCAGAAGCAGGCGAGTTCACCCGGGTGGCCAGCCCCTACGAAACGCCGGCGTTCCCGCAGGACAACAAGATGGTGGCGCGCATAGAACTTACGTCGAAGCAATAGAATAAATAGCTAAAAAAGTGCCGCCACTCTGATTTGGCTAGTACCAAGACTGCAGCAGTAATCAGGGGCGACGGCACGGGGCCTGAGCTCGTCAACGCAATGATCAAGGTTTTGAAGGCTTGCAATTCTAAGGTTGAGCTTGTCCCATGCGACGCAGGGTCGGAATGGTGGGAAAAGAATGGCGGAACTTCATACATCTCTCCAGAAGTGTGGAAGCTGCTTGAAGAGTCGGACGCCTGTTTCAAGGGCCCGACCACGACGGTGCCGGTGCCAAACGCTCCGCGCAGCGTGGCGGTGAGCATTCGCCAAAAGTTCGAGCTGTATGCAAACATCAGGCCGATCAAGACGTACAAGAATGCCGAAAAGCAGCTTGATTTTGTTTGTGTGCGTGAAGCCACCGAAGGGCTTTACGCGGGCATAGAGT
Coding sequences within it:
- a CDS encoding COG1361 S-layer family protein, with protein sequence MMIVNSTIIFALLASMVLIPVAAYAQEGGPSREDIISAYYSGPVYLDSYWTSGLNSSESTTELDVAPGDGASTLAVVLINRGPSDISGITGQLTLPSGFQATGKPAGSLATATFNQIVKVGNTFTLFFDVDVLDTASIGEHTAQLSVDYSRFFETGVPRNASMDVPFRVTGKAIINVSGISSGDGDASNQIVAGKIEDYNISVANKGTAPITNVVVTLVSPSESVKILGNSKWTIQSIGEDSQVDLPTRVFAANSLIGNPASFDVTVEYSSNGQSNTETFTLGIYIAGEISIRAYDLAINYIGGTPNIVGSLLNEGNTVALFTTIEVTGAENLVSDLPPQQYIGDLEENSPLPFSIPINVNSRAGAGTYAISLKVSYKDDLRETHMLDVNSEVQFAPEQPADESSQGPDIASISLMPVGIGVAAAAAIAGVTVARRRKKSALKRTFQAGKADDDDIESVLDSHSSKQDRK
- a CDS encoding ABC transporter permease; translated protein: MNIFQIFSLSFDALKERKVRSALTVLMVVVGSALMTALNGLGAGFGAFIDDQFSQLAPNILFVTSAQQSSQGPIGGGPPPAPKITLNEAVVSRIRSLPFVDDVIQSYQGQITLQSRGKSVDTTVFSIDPQKLYVIAPTIKFVEGSSIRQNDPSAIILSDRVANPPGDDVPFATIGQSLRVTYTFVDPDTGKQEEESKSFVVSGIMKPTGNPTIDNAVVFNRVSGDALLNKAGKYDALLVAAEDGDHVAIVEEEIRKLYGNDIGITTPEAILETIQQFTSGFTSFILSIALVALLVGGVGIITTLYTSVMERIREIGTMKAIGAQNGFILSLFLAEAMTIGIFGATLGMALGIVGGYVLVASFAQGPDASGLTPVFLPTDLAYVWALSVGLSILAGSYPAWKASRLPPIVALRRE
- a CDS encoding dienelactone hydrolase family protein; translation: MDANGITNQIYIYEGVGHAFANPSGDNYAPEETADAWNKTLAFLSKYV
- a CDS encoding methane monooxygenase/ammonia monooxygenase subunit C, with the protein product MAQMPALIPKEVEIQRLKKIYIMVIMLGSIAASVEVDNFVDGSLHQTAIRDSAFTPAHWWLYSHFVALPLGWGFVAMYDRRVPILRGPGNSMNTGLKLTIIGYLATMFTIGVNEMWHFWFVEEIFAVPNHWMFNMGVVVAFMGALAYVVRVYARLVELGAETPAKNPYVAEMYKLALEGKLYSRSIP
- a CDS encoding metallophosphoesterase family protein, with product MAALQIVQLSDIHIGSLFVQNVFDTVVDEVNKLKPDAIIVTGDLTDEGLLFQFERARNELKRFTCPNVIVVAGNHDYRHTGYLLFKKFFPSKQIYEFDDAIVLTLGTARPDRDEGEVGYRQNQWMEKTLTKLPETKPKIVAMHHHLIGIPDTGTDKIIILDAGDTLRTCLQSGVDLVLCGHKHRPWVWNLGRLEIAYAGTTSSSRFRGFFENCYNIIDIEMGKKPRVDIKIVGKKRFPLAELVERYKPFLEQA